A window of Streptomyces sp. N50 contains these coding sequences:
- a CDS encoding response regulator, translated as MTLPGATPIDVLLVEDDPGDELMTREAFEDNKIGNTLHVVRDGEEALDFLYKRGEHTDAPRPDLILLDLNLPKYDGRQVLEKIKSDPELAHIPVVVLTTSSAEEDILRSYKLHANAYVTKPVDLDQFIAAVRQIDDFFVQVVRLPHRFG; from the coding sequence ATGACCCTCCCCGGCGCGACCCCGATCGACGTCCTCCTCGTGGAGGACGATCCGGGCGACGAACTGATGACCCGCGAAGCCTTCGAGGACAACAAGATCGGCAACACCCTCCACGTCGTCCGGGACGGCGAGGAGGCCCTCGACTTCCTCTACAAGCGCGGTGAGCACACCGACGCCCCGCGGCCCGACCTGATCCTCCTCGACCTCAACCTGCCGAAGTACGACGGCCGTCAGGTCCTGGAGAAGATCAAGTCCGACCCGGAGCTGGCACACATCCCCGTGGTCGTCCTGACCACCTCCTCGGCCGAGGAGGACATCCTGCGCAGCTACAAACTGCACGCCAACGCCTACGTCACCAAGCCGGTCGACCTCGACCAGTTCATCGCCGCGGTCCGGCAGATCGACGACTTCTTCGTGCAGGTCGTCCGACTGCCCCACCGCTTCGGCTGA